In Elusimicrobiota bacterium, a single window of DNA contains:
- a CDS encoding MraY family glycosyltransferase translates to MATLAAGWKLYAIAVGAAAGFSFLLTPLVRSLALRFGWMDAPSSSVKTHKVSTPSMGGVAIFLSYASTLLLLRAFTRFPSGTLHSLRGLMVGGALVFAMGVVDDLKKTRGHGLHFKPKFVVQCLAALCLLYFDIRIHFIKPDYLAVGLTVLWVVGITNAFNIIDIMDGLSSSQAVVAALGFLLISLPAGDLYIKFASAALAGAALGFIPWNLSARRKIFMGDSGAMTLGFLLAGISLGTHPGGINDLGVFAPLLILFVPMYDTLFVMWLRLRKGQSPFLGSKDHFALRLEKLGHSRGRIVALSVAVSAFLGFLAFLVTQLSVPYSVCIYAAVAIEVLVLSNALAKVDIH, encoded by the coding sequence ATGGCCACCCTAGCCGCGGGCTGGAAGCTCTACGCCATCGCCGTGGGGGCGGCCGCCGGCTTCTCTTTCCTGCTGACCCCCCTGGTGCGCTCCTTGGCCCTGCGCTTCGGCTGGATGGACGCGCCCTCCTCCTCGGTCAAGACCCACAAGGTCAGCACGCCGTCCATGGGAGGCGTGGCGATATTCCTGAGCTACGCCTCAACCTTGCTGCTTCTGCGCGCGTTCACGCGGTTCCCGAGCGGGACCCTGCACAGCCTGCGCGGCCTGATGGTGGGCGGCGCGTTGGTCTTCGCCATGGGCGTGGTCGACGACCTCAAGAAGACCCGCGGCCACGGCCTGCATTTCAAGCCCAAGTTCGTGGTGCAATGCCTGGCCGCGCTCTGCCTCCTGTACTTCGACATCCGCATCCATTTCATCAAGCCGGATTACCTGGCCGTCGGCCTGACCGTCCTTTGGGTGGTGGGCATCACCAACGCATTCAACATCATCGACATCATGGACGGTCTGAGCTCCAGCCAGGCCGTGGTGGCGGCGCTGGGCTTCCTCCTGATCTCTTTGCCAGCCGGGGATCTTTACATCAAATTCGCCTCCGCGGCCCTGGCCGGGGCCGCGCTGGGGTTCATCCCGTGGAACCTGTCCGCGCGGAGGAAGATCTTCATGGGCGATTCCGGGGCCATGACTTTGGGCTTCCTGCTGGCGGGAATCTCCCTCGGCACCCATCCCGGCGGCATCAACGATCTGGGCGTGTTCGCCCCGCTCCTGATCCTCTTCGTGCCCATGTACGACACGCTCTTCGTGATGTGGCTGCGCCTGCGCAAGGGGCAATCGCCCTTCCTGGGCTCCAAGGACCATTTCGCCCTGCGCCTGGAGAAGCTGGGCCACTCCCGCGGACGGATCGTGGCCCTCTCCGTCGCGGTGTCGGCCTTCCTGGGCTTCCTGGCCTTCCTGGTGACCCAGCTCTCCGTGCCTTACTCGGTGTGCATCTACGCCGCGGTCGCCATCGAGGTCCTCGTCCTGAGCAACGCCCTGGCCAAGGTGGACATCCATTGA